TCAAAGGCAGGAATTCAAGGAAATTGATGATGAATTTTGGAATTGCCCTCAGAAGCAGAATGGGCACGGAAAACTTGGGTGAGTGGGCGAGACAGCCTCATCGCCACAGCAGAATTCCATACATTCCTGGATAATGGTGGAGGGGTTTGTGTCCACTGCAGTGGGGAACCATGAAGGACACATCAGAGATATGGTTGGCCTGTGGTGCCCTTTGgaggaatgaataaaaataaatagaaatcctATTGTGTGTCTGTTCTTCTTGAGTTTGAGGGAAAAAACAGGTCCTTGCGATTTTGACTGGGCTGGAAACCTAGACTCTGGGTCTGGGGATTGGAGGGTTGGTGGGGAATCTGCCAGGAAAGACTGGGCTGTAATCAAGAGACTTTATCAGTGTCTGAGTTTTGTCACCCTGGAAGGAGCGCCGGCAGACTTCCTGTTTAAACACTGGGAGCTTGTGATGGTAAAGCACCTTAGCTCTGGAGCCAGCTGGACCCATTAATGTCCCCAGCAGGTCCAGCCTTTCTGTAGCCATGCACTTGAATTGTTCTCCTTCTAACTCTAGACTTGACTATGTGATTTGCTTTGACCACTAGAACAACAGCAAACGTGATGCAAGCAGCGGCTTGAAAAGTGCCTTGCACACTGGACTTCCTCTCTTGCTGCCCTTGGGGCCCCTCCCACCACTGCCACATCCAAACCCCAGgctggcccagcacagtggcttatacccataatcccagcacttagggaggcaaaGGTAGAAGGATtacatgagcccaggagatggagaccagcctgggcaacatggcaagaccccgtctctataaaaaatcaaCAACAGCTTTTCTGGTCCCAGTCGCAGAAGAAGGATGACGAAGGGAACGTCATTGTTTGGGAAGCATCACAATAAGACGCACATGTTGTGCCGCCGCTGTGGCTCTAAGGCCTACCACCTTCAGAAGTCGACCTGCGGCAAATGTGGCTACCCCGCCAAGCGCAGGAGAAAGTATAACTGGAGTGCCAAGGCTGAAAGACGAAATACTACCGGGACTCGTCAAATGAGGCACCTAAAAATTGTATACCGCAGTTTCAGGCATGGATTCCATGAAGGAACAAAACCTAAACCCAAGAGGGGAGCTGTTGCAGCATCCAGTTCATCTTAAGAATTTCACTGATTAGTCAGGCAACAAATGTTCtggttaaaaaacaacaacaacaacaacaaaattagtcagattggtggtgtgcatctgtggtcccagctacgtgggggaggctgaggcaagaggattgagTTCAGGAAGTCGAGGCTAACGTGAGCTCTGATGGCTCCACTGTACTCACACggcagcctggaagacagagcaagacaatgtcccggccgggcgtggtggctcactcctgtaatccaagcactttggaggccaaggtgggcggatcacctgaggtcgggagttcaagaccagcctgaccaacatgatgaaaccccgtcttaaaaaaaaagaaaaatgccgggcgcggtggctcatgcctgtaatcccagcactttgggaggccgaggcgggtggatcacgaggtcaagagatcgagaccatcctggtcaacatggtgaaaccccgtctctactaaagatacaaaaaattagctgggcatggtggcacgtgcctgtaatcccagctactcaggaggctgaggcaggagaattgcctgaacccaggaggcggaggttgcggtgagccgagatcgcgccattgcactccagcctgggtaacaagagcaaaactccgtctcaaaaaaaaaaaaaaaaaaaaaagaaagaaaaaaaagacaatgtccttggaaaataaaaataaaaataaaaataaaagccaggcctggtggctcatacctgtaatcccagcactttgggaggccaaggtcggtggatcacctgaggttgggagtttgagaccagcctgaccaacatggagaaaccctgtctttattctaaaaaaaagaaaagaaagaggatggaagggagggggacagaaggaagagagggagggaaggaggaagggagggacggaaggaaggaaggaaggaaggaagggcagacGGACCTGAGCTAAAGAGACACATGGCACAGTCATCCCTGATCCCCGAAATAGGCAGCTGAGACTGAAGGAATTGCCCAGCTGATCCCAGACCAAATTGCAACCCAGAGAAACATGACCTAAACAGCTGATTGTCCTAAACCACTAAATTTTGTCATGGTTTTTTATGTAGCAAAAGTAACTGATTTGTTCTCTCAGTATGTGATATGGTCTCTCGCTCACCAGCAACGTGACCTAATGATGAAAATCTTAAACTCGGTGGCGCAACCGGCTTGAGCGATTGGAAACAAGGTGCAGGACCTCAATGCAGACACTGAGTGGAATGACCTCTGATGCAAAAAGGGCATCTTGCCTCCCAAGGAAAGTCTGAAAGAATTGGAAGAGGAGCAGCACATCGTCCGGCAGTCAGTGGTGACAACATGTGAAGATACGACTTTGGAAGAGCTGAAGGATCATGAAGATGAGTTTAATGAGGAGGATGAACGTGCTATTGAAATGTACAGATGGCAGAGACTGGCTGAGTGGAAAGCAACTAAACTGAAGAATAAATTAAGCTTTGGAGATTTCAGGGAAAGATTATGTTCAAGAAGTAACCAAAGCCGGTGAGGGCTTGTGGGTCATCTTGCACCTTTACAAACAAGGAATTCCTCTCTGTGCCCTGATAAATCAGCACCTCAGTGGACTTGCCAGCAAGTTTCTTGATGTCAAGTTTATCAAAGCCATTTCAACAACCTGCATACCCAATTATCCTGATAAGAATCTGCCCACGATATTTGCTTACCTGGAAGGTGATATCAAGGCTGAGTTTATCGGTCCTCTGGTGTTTGGTGGCATGAACCTGACAAGAGACGAGTTGGAGTGGAAACTGTCTGAATCTGGAGCAATTAAGACAGACTTGGAGGAAAACCCAAGAAGCAGATTGAAGACGTGTTGCTGTCCTCAGTGCGCCGCTCTGTCCCCATGTGGAGGGACAGCGATTCCGACGGGGACTGAGGCTGCAGCTGCTATCACATGCCGAACTTCCTGGGACAAATTGTCTGAatttcttaaaaaaggaaaaagcaagaatGAATCCTTCTGATTTTTAGTTTTGCATAGATTATGTTTTAAATCTTTACATTTTGGAAATAATCATTGCTGGaaattctgttaaatattttacaactttttaaattatagtatttcctcttaaaaaaaattaaaagcagctcttggtatggtaaaaataaataaataaataaataaatcttaaactCTGCCactttttagctgtgtgacctccagTGAGATAGCCCTCTGAGCCTCCAATGTCTCCTGAAAACAGGGATACGAATAATAGTGCCTGTTTTACATAgagttgtgaaaataaaatgaaaaacagcttCTAAGGGGTCATGGAGATCATTTGTGTTATTAATGAAACATGTCCAGCTCTCTGTCTTCTGACCTTGGGGCAGGATCTCACTTCCTGGTCCCCATGTGGTTGAGTAGGCCACATGACTAGCTCCATCCAGTGACTTGTATTAAAAGTCACTTTGGGGTCACAGCATATGATTAGCCATGGTAGACTTCCTGTGGCACAGAAATTGGCCATGTTCAAGTTGGtggattctctctttctttcttttccttccttctttccttccttccttcctttctctctctctctctctctctgtctctctttctttctttaatagggtctcactctgtcataaaacagagtctgtcacccagaTCGTGCactggcaagatctcagctcactgtaacctctgcctcctggactcaagtgatcctcctgcctccgcctcccaaatagctgggactacaagcatgcaccaccacacctggctaatttgtttgtatttttatagagacagggtttctccgtgttgcccagactgttcttaaactcctgggctcagatgatccttctgcctcggcctcccaaagtcctgggatgacaggcataagccatcatacTCTGCCAGTGGCTACTTTATGATTATGATGAGCTGAACACGCTCTAGATAGTGCTGGGGTGAAGGAAAATTTAACCTTTCGTGAATGGGCAGTCATTCAGCAGATATCCACTCTTCTCCCTGCCACTGGTTGGGGAGTATATTTCCCTGCTCCATTGATGGATTTGACCATATGATTTACTTAATGGAATTTTAGCAGGCCTAACCTTAGCGAGATCCTTAAGTGCACTTGGCTTTTGTGCTCCCGTGATGTGCCATGAGAGCATTTGCCAGGGAGCTGCTGATCCCAGAAAATTGTGGAATCCCATGGAAGAGAAATCCGAATCCTCCCAAACTGGAGCCAAAGCAGCCATCCCACAAACTCTTAGAAGAATGCCTGTTGGTATAAATCTCAGTtttcaggctgaggtgggtggattgcttgaccccaggagtttgagaccagcctgggcaatatggggaaaccctgtctctaaaaaaaaagttaatacaaaaatagctgatTGGTCTCTGTTGTTCTACGGCCTTCACCGCGGGAGTCTGCGATGACTTTCTCACAGCCTCCATTGCCTTGTGATCGTCAGGTCCTGGGAGACACACAGCTAAGATGCCAGGTCATCCTGGAAGCTGGGAAATGGTGGGTTGGTTATTCTCAGACCAAGATTCAGCAGACATGTGAGGCTGTGACTGCACTGAAAGGAACCGTCTGCAGACCaaattgtggctttttttttttggatacaaagtctcactgtgttgcccaagctggagtgcagtggctccatctcagtccattgcaacctctacctcctggggtcaggtgattctccttcctcaacctccagtagctggtactacaggtaccatgcccggctaatttttttgtattttttagtagagatgggattttagtacagttggccaggctgaactcctgaccttgtgatccacccgccttggcctcccaaagtgctgggatgatagcatgagccaccacacccagcccaaaattGTGGCTCTCTTGCAAAAATTCTATCCAGCATGAGATTGTGACTCACGTACTTAGACCCAACATACAGGAGGGGTTGACCTTCATACCTAAAACTTGGACATGTGTAGAATTTCTAATCTCATTCCTGAACTTTCCTGCAGGTGTGATTGTGACATATGCCTTTGTCCAGCACCTGAGTGATTTCAGTTTCCTGCCTGGTCCCAGCCCAAAGGTGATGTGACTCTTCTTCAGCCTGCGCCCTGCCAAAAGAGGATTGTGATGTATCACTGGACCCAGCACCTAGATGATGTAACTCTCATCTTTTTCTTGGACTTTGCATATTTTGGGTGGATTGGTGACTCTCGAGTCAAGACTCAGCACACCTGTGAGGCTGTGATTTTACTGAGGAGACACAGTCTGCAGAAGAGATTGAGGCTGGTATGCATGGATTCATCTACATTGAGATTGTGACTTGTGTACTTAGACCCAACATCCAAATGATATTGATTCTCATACCTAAAATGAAGacgtgaagaaaaaaaaaaatagccaggcatggtggcacacgcctgtagtcccagctactaggaaggctgagcaaggaggattgattgagcccatgaggttgaggctgcaatgagctgtgatggtgccatgGCATTCCAGgttgggagacagagtaagactctaattcaaaggaagaaaaaaaaagaggtcaggcacagtggctcatgtctgtaatcccagcactttgggaggctgaggcaggtggatgaccagatgaggagatcaagaccatcctggctaacaaggtgaaaacccatctctactaaaaatacaaaaaattagcctggcatggtggcatacgcctataatcccagctacttgggagactgaggcaggagaattgcttgaacccgtgaggcggagattgcagtgagctgagattgtgccactgcactccagcctgggtgacagagtgagactccctctcaaaaaaaaaaaaaaaaagtatcagtttTAGGATGATTTGTAACACAGCATTATTAcagtgtttgttgttttaaaccactgagaTCAGGGACTTGTTTTGTTACTCTCACATCATCTAGTTTGTCTCAGTTGATGCCAGTGTTAAGCACCTGTCAACTAATGGCCACTCAGTAAGTGGCAGCTATTATGATGATTACTGTTTACTCGGGCACACATTGTCTTTAGAATCCACATGGTCTTAAAGGTGCTAGGCATTGTACTAagcgccattttttttttttttttgagatgaagtttgcttcttgttgcccaggctggagtgcaatggcacgatctcagctcaccgcagcctccgcttcctgagttcaagtgattctcctgcctcagcctcccaagtagctgggattacaggtatgtaccaccacatctggttgactttctatttttagtagggatgggctttctccatgttggtccggctggtctcaaactcccaacgtcaggtgatctgcccgccttggcctcccaaagtgctgggattacaggcataagccaccatgcctggcctgcactAAGTGCTTTTTAAAGTTGGCTCTCATTTGACTCTTACAACAATCTTACGAGTTTACAACAATCTTCTCTAATGAGAAGTTAATTGAAAGAGATGATCATGGACTCTGCAGTATACCAGACATGGGTTCAAATCAAGGTTCTGACCCTCTCTAGTTGTTTGACCCAAGGCAAGTGACACCCACGATCTATGCCTCAGTTTGTTTATCTATAGAGTGGGGATAACACTATCAACCTCACAGACTTGTTATGATCATGAAATGAGGTATAGGATGGAAAACACAGCATAGGTAACTGGCAAAGGATTAATCCCTCCATAAAAGGCAGGGCTGCcaagcacggtggttcacacctgtcatcccagcactttgggaggccaaggatggcaCGTTgcccaacctgggcaatatggtgaaaccctgttgctataaagaattagccgggtgtggtagtgtatgcctgtagtcccagctactagagaggctgaggtgggagaatcacctgagcctgggaggtcaaggctgcagggagccatgattgtgccactgcactccagactgggcgacagagtaagaccctgcctcaaaaaaaaaaaaaaaaaaaaaaaaaaggcagggccttccttctcttcctcaaaAGGAGGGGATTTGAAAAGAGTATCGAGAGCCCCTACTTCCTCATTCTGTCTCCTCAACAGATACCACATCACAAGGACCCAGGCTTGGTCTACGAACTTCTTTAATTTACAGACATATAGGGAGCTACAGGCTCAGGACAAATGGGGACTTCACGCCACCTCTATCTTCCTCGGTTCAGTGAGCTCTCCAGGCCTGTGGCGTGGGGGCCCGACTGCACTCTGTTCGGCTGAGGATGAGGACGTGGGAGGCTGTGGGCACTTCAGCACCTGGATTGGCGTAGCATATACTCTCTGTAGCACAGCCCCGCATGGCAAATCTGGGTTTGAAGATACCTGCAAGGGAGATTTCGGATTGCAATCAGGGACCTCAGCCCCTTCTTTCTCATAATCCCTGAACACATCCTCACCCACTTCTCTGGAACCCTCTCCTCCCATGGAACCTAAAAGCTGGGGCCTCTAGTTCTGTTTCCTCCTCCAGAGATCCAGGCACCCCTCACCAGCCTGCACGTGTCCAGATAAGGAGGTGCAGTAGTTTTCCTTGCCAGCACAGCGGGTCATGGGCCCCATGCATTTGTCCTTGAAGATCGAAGTGCAGGCGGGGCACATCAGGCCGTTCTCAGTACGATTGATCAAGGGAACTGAGGATAAGGATGAAGCGTCAGGTGAACAGGGATGTTTAAGCCCTTCCCCCAACCTCCCAGCAACCCCAGGGTTGCTAATGGATGCTGCATTTTACAGGTTAGGAAACAGGCTTAGAGCTAGCAAGTGGCTACAGCAAGGGTTAGCAGAGAGCCAGAGCTCGCACCACGGGCCACAGGctcctggggcagggctgggctggcgCTTACCAGACAAAAAGCCACTGTTGCAGCTGTCGCTCTGGCAGCAGAAGGAGTTGGTTGCCAAGTAGTCCTGGGGGCCCATGGTGGTGGATACGATGCCGGAGTAGCAGTCCTGGGACCTCGTGCAACCCTTGTAGGTGTGCACCCACTCCTTGCCCTCTGCAGGATGGGGGACAGGCGGGGAGGGAGCTGGTTGGCCACTCCCTGGTCTCAATCACTACCTCAATGTCCCACCTAACCCTAGGCTTCCCCAACCCCACAACTTCCTGGGGaggtctctttctttttcttttcttttcttttcttttcttttctttttttttgagacggagtctaactccgaggctggaatgcagtggcgcgatctcagctcactgcaacctccgcctcccggattcaagcgattctcctgcctcagcctccagagtagctgggatcacaggtgcccgccaccacacccggctaatttttttgtgttttttagcagagacagggtttcaccatgttggccaggctggtctcgaactcctgacctcaggtgatcggctcccactcgacctcccaaagtgctgggattacaggcgtgagccactgctacCGGCCCAGCCGGCGATCTCTTTGAAGCCAGCTAGAGGCCGGCCGCCTAATCTCTCTGGTGCATGGCCTGGGGTGGTTTCTTAGATCGCCCTTCCTCCCGCTGCCAAAGCCCCTGGTCAGCGTTTGGTGGTCTCTTCCAGCTCCCCATTGCCAACCTCAGCCTGTCTGACGTG
This genomic interval from Saimiri boliviensis isolate mSaiBol1 chromosome 14, mSaiBol1.pri, whole genome shotgun sequence contains the following:
- the PINLYP gene encoding phospholipase A2 inhibitor and Ly6/PLAUR domain-containing protein; amino-acid sequence: MWVWTRPSSASYKSWGLSTAGTHTMRPSRRPGTFLLPFVLLCTLLGLGYPLRCEVCKATGSSCHGKMKTCRSDQNSCVILVGKANSKGKEWVHTYKGCTRSQDCYSGIVSTTMGPQDYLATNSFCCQSDSCNSGFLSVPLINRTENGLMCPACTSIFKDKCMGPMTRCAGKENYCTSLSGHVQAGIFKPRFAMRGCATESICYANPGAEVPTASHVLILSRTECSRAPTPQAWRAH